The following are encoded together in the Mycolicibacterium arabiense genome:
- a CDS encoding aminoglycoside phosphotransferase family protein encodes MVSPSTPTILGPLRSLGLFTDTTINADATPTMASPSWWGADSECFDVRAEAADGEAETPSTAFVKSMIGHAVAYVDVAQAFAAATEAGELGVGPAVYASDAAAGILVSENLVDSASTATLNVFDDDAQLERLVALRTRVHEFESINRRATVFEDVRTLTNLAVANAVALPADFDWMTRILAMAEKRIAATGFDTVPCHGDGNVSNVLLADDGRMLLVDWDVAAVMDPLQDLGVLLAEVRPFDSSARQAFESAWGSFDQALFDRARVYGVVDCVRWALIGAYADAARPGTLEYSKLSDWQFVRARAGLNDIHFHDRLRNL; translated from the coding sequence ATGGTCTCTCCATCCACACCCACCATCCTCGGCCCGCTGCGATCTCTTGGCCTGTTCACTGATACGACGATCAACGCCGACGCCACCCCCACGATGGCCAGCCCGAGTTGGTGGGGTGCGGACTCCGAGTGCTTCGACGTCCGCGCCGAAGCCGCCGACGGTGAGGCGGAAACTCCGTCGACCGCCTTCGTGAAGTCGATGATCGGGCACGCCGTCGCGTACGTCGACGTCGCGCAGGCGTTTGCGGCCGCCACCGAAGCCGGTGAACTCGGCGTCGGACCGGCGGTCTACGCGTCGGACGCCGCGGCCGGAATCCTGGTGTCGGAGAACCTCGTCGACAGCGCCTCAACGGCCACCCTGAACGTCTTCGACGACGACGCGCAGCTCGAACGGCTGGTCGCGCTGCGCACCCGGGTGCACGAATTCGAGTCGATCAACCGCAGGGCCACGGTGTTCGAGGACGTCCGCACGCTCACCAACCTGGCCGTGGCCAACGCCGTCGCCCTACCCGCCGACTTCGACTGGATGACGCGAATTCTGGCGATGGCCGAGAAGCGCATCGCGGCGACCGGCTTCGACACCGTCCCTTGCCATGGCGACGGCAACGTCTCCAACGTCCTGCTCGCCGACGACGGCCGAATGCTGCTGGTGGACTGGGACGTCGCTGCGGTAATGGACCCTCTGCAGGACCTCGGTGTCCTTCTGGCCGAGGTGCGCCCCTTCGACTCGAGCGCGCGGCAGGCATTCGAGTCGGCGTGGGGCAGCTTCGATCAAGCCCTGTTCGACCGGGCGCGGGTCTACGGGGTCGTCGACTGCGTGCGCTGGGCTTTGATCGGCGCCTATGCGGACGCCGCGCGGCCGGGCACACTCGAATACTCGAAGCTGTCCGACTGGCAGTTCGTACGCGCGCGAGCCGGACTGAACGACATCCACTTCCACGATCGCCTGAGGAACCTGTGA
- a CDS encoding amidase — MADSELCWTPATALAEAVQAGSISSTEIAAAFVERIEAVNPELNAYVHFDREQVMADATTLHRELADGGPRGPLHGVPFSIKGLTSMAGLPFDSSLKPLAGGVGTRDATVVTRLKDAGGLFLGKTNAPEFGYYGGTDSHLYGPTQNPWRHGHTAGGSSGGAAAAVAAGLGPLAEGADGAGSVRIPSAMCGVVGFKPSLGRIPHTLLDGRHYTHVFHGPIARTVADAALMFSVMAGPSDSDPNSVPSDGIDYAAAIEGDVSGWRVAWSPNLGLGHVDPEVVAVCADAVRAFETLGAVVEEATPDWGNPEEAMWKGLWVPGYSCEYDVLDWKSQRGRVDDNLIEIFAQAETLTAMEIGRAEAYRGRMWDTFSQFMRTYDILVSPTLASPTFPLERFAPDWLDGQSLQRQLLGWLLTYPFNMTTTPAITVPAGFTVDGRPVGLQIAGPHRADAAVLRAAANYEAARPWADAKPVLATAP; from the coding sequence GTGGCCGACTCCGAACTGTGCTGGACCCCCGCTACCGCGCTCGCCGAAGCCGTTCAGGCCGGTTCGATCTCCAGCACGGAGATCGCAGCCGCGTTCGTCGAACGCATCGAGGCGGTCAATCCCGAGTTGAACGCCTACGTTCACTTCGACCGCGAACAGGTCATGGCGGATGCCACCACGCTGCATCGGGAATTGGCTGATGGCGGGCCCCGTGGACCGCTGCATGGAGTGCCGTTCTCGATCAAGGGACTGACCTCGATGGCGGGACTGCCCTTCGACTCGTCGCTGAAACCGCTTGCAGGCGGGGTGGGTACGCGGGACGCCACGGTGGTCACCCGGTTGAAGGACGCGGGCGGCCTGTTCCTCGGCAAGACGAACGCACCCGAATTCGGCTACTACGGTGGCACCGACAGCCACCTCTACGGCCCCACGCAGAACCCCTGGCGCCATGGCCACACCGCCGGTGGGTCGAGCGGCGGCGCCGCCGCGGCGGTCGCGGCCGGGTTGGGCCCGCTAGCCGAGGGTGCCGACGGCGCGGGTTCGGTGCGCATTCCCTCTGCGATGTGCGGCGTCGTGGGCTTCAAGCCGTCGCTCGGTCGCATCCCGCACACGCTTCTCGACGGACGGCATTACACCCACGTCTTCCACGGACCGATCGCGCGGACCGTCGCCGATGCCGCCCTCATGTTCTCGGTGATGGCCGGACCATCGGACTCCGACCCCAACAGCGTTCCGTCCGACGGGATCGACTATGCCGCAGCCATCGAGGGTGACGTCAGCGGCTGGCGAGTGGCCTGGTCTCCGAACCTGGGCCTCGGGCACGTCGACCCGGAAGTGGTCGCGGTGTGCGCCGACGCAGTGCGGGCCTTCGAGACCCTCGGCGCCGTGGTCGAGGAGGCGACTCCAGACTGGGGCAATCCCGAAGAGGCCATGTGGAAGGGACTGTGGGTGCCGGGCTACTCCTGTGAGTACGACGTGCTCGATTGGAAGTCGCAGCGGGGCCGGGTTGACGACAATCTGATCGAGATCTTCGCCCAGGCCGAGACGTTGACGGCCATGGAGATCGGCCGCGCAGAAGCCTATCGCGGCCGAATGTGGGATACCTTCAGTCAATTCATGCGCACCTACGACATCCTGGTCAGCCCCACCCTGGCGTCGCCCACGTTCCCTCTCGAGAGGTTCGCGCCCGATTGGCTCGACGGTCAGTCGTTGCAACGGCAGCTGCTCGGGTGGCTGCTGACCTACCCGTTCAACATGACCACGACTCCTGCCATCACGGTCCCTGCCGGGTTCACCGTCGATGGTCGGCCGGTCGGGTTGCAGATCGCCGGCCCGCATCGCGCAGATGCCGCCGTGCTGCGCGCAGCGGCGAACTACGAGGCAGCGCGTCCCTGGGCGGACGCCAAACCCGTTCTCGCTACAGCGCCTTGA
- a CDS encoding choline/ethanolamine kinase family protein, with translation MTGTDTVRDTTGNRLVGGARNEAERSVEAALTAIEPWRGKRLEYAPVLGGLQNSNWRITVEGTDTRYFLKIPGAGSETFIDRALANEAARRAGELGIGPELVHFDAGTGVEVIEFLEGYRACTNGDFKDVAIPRQIIDIYRVLHSGELLTVTKTMFDMVDEHLAQAKDLGVRLPEDAELILGEYQVAKEALLASGLDLVACHNDPMPGNFLVAPGEPMKLVDYEFASNNERAYELALLTTEMFYTEERINELVEAFYGRTDFGLVARVQVCGALADVKWGLWACVNQQLSSSWDFDYHKYGCWKLMRARLKMTDPRWPFWLKAL, from the coding sequence GTGACCGGCACCGATACCGTTCGCGACACCACCGGGAACCGACTCGTCGGCGGCGCCCGCAACGAGGCCGAGCGCAGTGTCGAGGCAGCGCTGACGGCCATCGAGCCATGGCGGGGCAAGCGACTGGAATACGCCCCCGTGCTGGGCGGGCTGCAGAACAGCAACTGGCGAATCACCGTCGAGGGCACCGACACTCGTTACTTCCTGAAGATTCCCGGCGCCGGCAGTGAGACGTTCATCGACCGCGCGCTGGCCAACGAGGCCGCGCGTCGCGCCGGCGAGCTGGGGATCGGCCCCGAACTGGTCCACTTCGACGCCGGCACCGGCGTCGAGGTCATCGAGTTCCTGGAGGGGTACCGCGCCTGCACCAACGGCGACTTCAAGGACGTCGCGATCCCCCGCCAGATCATCGACATCTATCGCGTGCTGCACTCCGGTGAACTGCTGACGGTCACGAAGACCATGTTCGACATGGTCGACGAACACCTCGCCCAGGCCAAGGACCTTGGCGTACGGCTGCCCGAAGACGCCGAACTGATCCTCGGCGAGTATCAGGTGGCCAAGGAGGCGCTGCTGGCCTCCGGGCTGGACCTCGTTGCCTGCCACAACGATCCGATGCCCGGCAACTTCCTGGTCGCTCCCGGCGAGCCGATGAAGCTCGTGGACTACGAATTCGCGTCGAACAACGAACGTGCCTACGAATTGGCGCTGCTGACCACCGAGATGTTCTACACCGAGGAACGCATCAACGAACTGGTAGAGGCCTTTTACGGCCGGACCGACTTCGGCTTGGTGGCCCGAGTGCAAGTATGCGGTGCGCTGGCCGACGTCAAGTGGGGACTGTGGGCGTGTGTGAACCAGCAGCTGAGTTCGTCGTGGGACTTCGACTATCACAAGTACGGCTGCTGGAAGCTGATGCGCGCGCGGCTCAAGATGACCGATCCGCGTTGGCCGTTTTGGCTCAAGGCGCTGTAG